From Elusimicrobiaceae bacterium, a single genomic window includes:
- a CDS encoding sensor domain-containing diguanylate cyclase → MFDKQAYTLFKFGKKINQSAQNKRELLDCALPALRELFRLDRVYFFDWQQERALLSLRMMCKKEYCMDMQEDISVLGEPEFLKELLRDGIADSTDLNYPAVYVLLRWKRPTMTLEGEEIKNTIKTRLGVLRLERFRKTRVFTEAEKKLIKGVAAEISRNLTHTEGDQAKNQRLNIATALNDLATVFASSLRLTDGLGLILQGVQKYFRFDRVRLYQTNYDGTKIKSILGVDISGQVERQEGESLPAEERALLQEMFEAGESYRLVHNVVYIPLQVQRNKVGFLTFDNLLSRRRIDYLDFVSLKQFSTQIALAIDNAALFERVQELSNYDELTKLPVRRFFAEKLSDEMARSKRFDLIMSIIVLDIDLFKQINDTYGHQIGDWALKQVSQVLRTSLRQTDVPCRYGGDEMVIMLPRTNGDEAKIITKRLKDKINNIAIPSRYTDGQRVTLSISQGVSSFPQDGQTAEELFDKADKALYWVKNGRRGTFAIYREIADDLPQAEPEKK, encoded by the coding sequence ATGTTTGATAAGCAAGCCTATACCTTGTTTAAATTTGGCAAAAAAATTAATCAATCCGCTCAAAACAAACGAGAACTACTCGATTGCGCCTTGCCTGCCTTGCGGGAATTATTCCGCTTGGACCGCGTATACTTTTTTGACTGGCAGCAAGAGCGGGCTCTATTATCTTTGCGCATGATGTGCAAAAAAGAATATTGCATGGATATGCAGGAAGATATTTCTGTGTTGGGCGAGCCGGAATTTTTGAAAGAGTTGTTGCGCGACGGCATTGCAGATTCTACGGATTTGAATTATCCGGCTGTGTATGTACTACTTCGTTGGAAACGTCCTACTATGACGCTGGAAGGAGAAGAAATTAAAAATACGATTAAAACCCGTTTGGGCGTTTTGCGTTTGGAGCGTTTCCGTAAAACCCGTGTTTTCACCGAAGCAGAAAAGAAACTGATTAAAGGAGTGGCGGCTGAAATTTCACGCAATCTCACGCATACGGAAGGGGACCAGGCCAAAAACCAACGCTTAAACATTGCCACGGCACTCAATGATTTGGCCACCGTATTTGCTTCTTCTTTACGTTTAACGGACGGACTGGGTCTTATTTTGCAAGGGGTGCAAAAATACTTTCGTTTTGACCGTGTACGTTTGTACCAAACCAATTATGACGGCACCAAAATTAAATCTATTTTGGGAGTAGATATTTCCGGACAGGTGGAACGCCAAGAAGGCGAGAGCCTGCCTGCGGAAGAGCGCGCTTTGTTACAGGAAATGTTTGAGGCGGGCGAATCCTACCGTTTGGTGCACAACGTGGTCTATATTCCTTTGCAAGTACAGCGTAACAAAGTGGGTTTTTTAACCTTTGATAATTTGCTTTCTCGCCGACGTATTGACTATTTGGACTTCGTCTCCTTAAAACAATTTTCTACCCAAATTGCCTTGGCCATAGACAATGCAGCCCTGTTTGAACGGGTGCAAGAATTGTCCAATTATGACGAGCTGACCAAACTGCCGGTGCGGCGTTTCTTTGCGGAAAAATTAAGTGATGAAATGGCTCGTTCCAAGCGGTTTGATTTAATTATGTCTATCATTGTATTGGATATTGATTTATTTAAGCAAATCAATGATACGTATGGACATCAGATTGGGGACTGGGCACTCAAACAGGTCAGCCAAGTTTTACGTACCAGCCTGCGGCAAACCGATGTTCCGTGCCGTTACGGTGGGGACGAAATGGTGATTATGTTGCCGCGCACCAATGGGGACGAGGCCAAAATTATTACCAAACGCCTGAAAGATAAAATTAACAATATAGCTATTCCCAGCCGCTATACGGACGGCCAACGGGTTACGTTAAGTATTAGTCAAGGGGTTTCTTCTTTTCCTCAAGACGGACAGACTGCGGAAGAATTGTTTGATAAAGCCGATAAAGCCTTGTACTGGGTGAAGAACGGGCGGCGCGGCACGTTTGCAATATACCGCGAAATAGCGGATGATTTGCCGCAAGCGGAACCGGAAAAGAAGTAA
- a CDS encoding S41 family peptidase, with amino-acid sequence MNSTYKTKLVAWATIIFFVGTLFPYAYGAVDRGLKQLRTFVNVLEYVKENYVEPTDTDTLVSGAIKGLVEELDDFSQYLEPKDYKTLKNDTRGDFGGLGIRLGKQDGFITVLSPMPNTPAFKAGVMPGDRILFVDDRDVTSMNLDEAVELMRGPVGSKVKITMSRKDEKTGEYVNLPDFHFKREKIVPEVVHHRMLPDQIGYIYLVDFSGHSTEAVKKALQDLSKKGMKGLVLDLRFNPGGLLNGAADLAKLFMGDNQMIVYTQGRKPEFYQEYKTDAKADYPDIPLVVLINQGSASASEIVSGALQDNDRAVIVGQRSFGKASVQQVMPLDGGAALKLTIARYYTPKGRLIQRDYRDKSKAEEGGIFPDVEVKVDPKQEVKILSQYNQVVYTPGKEMPVLKLTEKDPVLEKAVEVLKEGTDKIIAQKAELEKAAREKAEQEAAVVAQEKTSQGKK; translated from the coding sequence ATGAATTCAACATATAAAACAAAACTGGTAGCATGGGCTACGATTATCTTTTTTGTAGGAACTTTATTTCCCTATGCATACGGAGCGGTGGACCGCGGCTTGAAACAGTTGCGTACCTTCGTTAACGTATTGGAATATGTAAAAGAAAATTATGTGGAACCCACCGATACGGATACACTGGTATCGGGTGCTATTAAAGGACTAGTAGAAGAGTTAGACGATTTCTCTCAGTATTTGGAGCCGAAGGATTATAAAACCTTGAAAAATGATACACGGGGAGATTTCGGCGGTTTGGGAATTCGCTTGGGAAAACAGGACGGATTTATTACGGTACTTAGTCCCATGCCCAACACGCCTGCCTTCAAAGCCGGTGTAATGCCCGGAGACCGTATTCTGTTCGTAGATGATCGCGATGTAACCTCTATGAATTTGGATGAAGCGGTGGAATTAATGCGCGGTCCGGTAGGCAGTAAAGTGAAAATTACCATGAGCCGGAAAGATGAAAAAACAGGAGAATATGTCAATTTGCCTGATTTTCATTTCAAACGTGAAAAAATCGTGCCGGAAGTGGTCCACCATCGTATGTTGCCGGATCAAATTGGCTACATTTATTTGGTAGATTTTTCGGGTCATAGTACGGAAGCAGTAAAAAAAGCGTTACAAGACCTGTCTAAGAAAGGGATGAAAGGCCTTGTATTAGATTTGCGCTTTAATCCGGGCGGCCTGTTAAACGGAGCGGCTGATTTGGCTAAGTTGTTCATGGGAGATAATCAAATGATTGTCTACACGCAAGGCCGTAAGCCGGAGTTTTACCAAGAGTATAAAACGGATGCTAAGGCAGATTATCCGGATATTCCGCTAGTGGTGCTAATCAATCAGGGTTCTGCCAGTGCCAGCGAAATTGTGTCCGGTGCTTTGCAGGATAATGACCGTGCGGTGATTGTGGGACAACGCAGTTTCGGCAAAGCCAGCGTTCAGCAGGTTATGCCTCTTGACGGGGGAGCAGCCTTAAAATTAACCATCGCCAGATATTACACACCCAAAGGACGGCTAATTCAGCGGGATTACCGGGACAAGAGCAAGGCGGAAGAGGGGGGCATATTCCCCGATGTGGAAGTGAAGGTGGATCCTAAACAGGAAGTCAAAATTTTATCTCAGTATAATCAGGTTGTGTATACTCCGGGTAAGGAAATGCCGGTTTTGAAATTAACTGAAAAAGATCCGGTTTTAGAGAAAGCAGTGGAAGTATTAAAGGAAGGTACGGATAAAATTATTGCTCAAAAGGCCGAATTGGAAAAAGCCGCTCGTGAAAAAGCAGAACAAGAAGCCGCCGTTGTTGCGCAGGAAAAAACGAGTCAGGGTAAAAAGTAA
- the tsaD gene encoding tRNA (adenosine(37)-N6)-threonylcarbamoyltransferase complex transferase subunit TsaD → MLKKDFTILGIESTCDETSAALLVGGKKLLSNVIYSQIEEHKKYHGVVPELASRAHAAKIASVVTQALGTHRPDANAFAHGPGLPGGLMVGRVAAETLAQFYQVPLIGVNHLEGHLFACEFENNEVKHPLNFPLIALIVSGGHTELWYVSGYGKYKVLGRTRDDAAGEAFDKVAKLLGLPYPGGPQVSAQALQGRRDAIAFPRPLLPGTWEFSFSGIKTSVSYYLRDHQTVSVADVCASFEQAICETLVRKTMLAVQKYKVKYIAVGGGVAANSLLRQLLEEAGKARGVEVRFVPRKMSSDNAAMIALAAWRRLEHAGEHALQTKWPVQINPNLKVKNWGNK, encoded by the coding sequence ATGTTGAAAAAAGATTTCACCATTTTGGGAATAGAAAGCACGTGTGATGAAACCTCAGCCGCCTTGTTGGTCGGGGGCAAGAAGCTGTTGTCAAACGTGATTTATTCCCAGATAGAAGAACATAAAAAATATCACGGAGTAGTGCCGGAGTTAGCCAGCCGTGCTCACGCGGCTAAAATTGCTTCTGTGGTAACACAAGCATTAGGTACTCACCGTCCCGATGCCAATGCGTTTGCACATGGCCCCGGATTGCCCGGCGGACTGATGGTAGGGCGTGTAGCAGCGGAAACTTTAGCCCAGTTTTATCAGGTGCCTTTGATAGGAGTGAATCATTTAGAAGGACATTTGTTTGCGTGCGAATTTGAAAACAATGAGGTGAAACATCCTCTCAACTTTCCGTTAATTGCACTCATCGTATCGGGAGGGCATACGGAACTGTGGTATGTATCCGGGTACGGAAAATATAAAGTGCTCGGGCGCACGCGAGATGATGCCGCGGGAGAGGCGTTTGACAAAGTAGCTAAGTTACTGGGCTTGCCTTATCCGGGCGGGCCGCAGGTGTCGGCTCAGGCTTTGCAAGGCAGGCGCGATGCTATTGCTTTTCCGCGTCCGCTTTTGCCGGGTACGTGGGAATTTTCTTTTAGCGGTATTAAAACCTCTGTCAGCTATTATTTACGGGACCATCAAACTGTTTCTGTTGCAGATGTATGCGCCAGCTTTGAACAAGCAATTTGTGAAACCTTAGTTAGAAAAACGATGTTAGCGGTTCAAAAATATAAAGTAAAATACATAGCAGTAGGCGGCGGAGTAGCCGCTAACAGTTTGCTGCGCCAATTATTGGAAGAAGCGGGTAAAGCACGCGGGGTAGAAGTGCGTTTTGTTCCGCGGAAAATGTCGTCTGACAACGCGGCCATGATTGCCTTGGCGGCGTGGCGGAGGCTGGAGCATGCAGGGGAACATGCCTTGCAAACCAAATGGCCTGTGCAAATTAACCCAAATTTGAAAGTAAAGAACTGGGGGAATAAATGA
- a CDS encoding extracellular solute-binding protein — protein MILWVMPDTGSRSKTDYQQLAQRFCKEHPGAELSVQVITRNILWKKIFMLKYPTAQEVVPDVVQIPHYWTALLSRAGVAENLSQLAPELSLAPCLAPLRGHCYKPGTKDMYSYPWWFDMSALHFRTDHLRQVSSHPEEELATWEGLLDICARLQEKFQQTEGYYPMQNSDWRGSLSTRSALMEIWGRGADLLTEDLKDTQINTPAFAQGVKDYITLALKDYMPILRERGSLGTMLTGKASLLMSRKQGVSSFEGQREVPVQTVPVPRTGAEPQAYLSGMNLMINRAGKDKTTALAFIKWCARPDNQVSYATTLEAFPTVEESFEQLIFSSSQRLQTYSGILATARTLPNLTLTGTIIEILNKVFAVNATQIVEGRFTQAGLDRDLEQAAKEVQYLLSLYEE, from the coding sequence ATGATTTTATGGGTCATGCCGGACACCGGCTCACGTTCTAAAACAGATTACCAACAACTTGCCCAACGATTTTGTAAGGAGCATCCGGGGGCGGAATTGTCGGTACAGGTTATTACGCGCAACATTTTGTGGAAAAAAATTTTCATGCTCAAATATCCCACCGCTCAGGAAGTGGTGCCGGATGTGGTGCAAATTCCGCATTATTGGACTGCTTTACTAAGCCGCGCCGGTGTGGCGGAAAATTTGTCGCAATTGGCTCCGGAACTTTCTTTGGCGCCGTGTTTAGCACCGCTACGCGGGCATTGTTATAAACCGGGCACAAAGGATATGTACTCGTATCCTTGGTGGTTTGATATGAGCGCTTTGCATTTCCGTACGGACCATTTGCGGCAGGTGAGCTCTCATCCGGAGGAAGAACTGGCCACATGGGAAGGACTTTTGGATATTTGTGCACGTCTGCAAGAAAAATTTCAGCAAACAGAAGGGTATTATCCTATGCAAAACAGCGACTGGCGCGGTTCGCTTTCTACGCGCAGTGCGCTGATGGAAATCTGGGGACGTGGAGCTGACTTGTTAACGGAAGATCTCAAAGATACACAAATTAATACGCCGGCTTTTGCGCAAGGAGTTAAAGATTATATTACGCTGGCACTCAAAGACTACATGCCCATTTTGCGCGAGCGTGGCAGTTTGGGAACGATGCTTACCGGTAAGGCCAGCTTATTGATGTCGCGCAAACAAGGGGTATCAAGTTTTGAAGGACAACGGGAAGTACCCGTGCAAACGGTGCCGGTGCCGCGCACAGGTGCGGAACCGCAGGCCTATTTATCGGGGATGAATTTAATGATTAACCGCGCCGGAAAAGATAAGACGACAGCGCTGGCCTTTATTAAGTGGTGTGCACGTCCGGACAATCAGGTATCCTACGCTACCACCTTGGAAGCATTTCCAACTGTGGAAGAAAGTTTTGAACAATTAATTTTCTCTTCATCTCAGCGTTTGCAAACCTATTCCGGTATATTGGCTACTGCTCGCACGCTGCCTAATTTAACCCTTACCGGTACGATTATTGAAATTTTGAATAAAGTATTTGCGGTGAACGCAACGCAGATTGTAGAGGGGCGTTTTACGCAGGCAGGACTGGACCGCGATTTGGAACAGGCAGCCAAAGAAGTGCAGTATCTGCTTTCTTTATATGAGGAATAA